The DNA segment GGCAAGTGATATTTTCTCTCTCATTCGTCATATCCAGCAGCAAGTCAAAGAACATTGGTCAATTTGCTTACAACCAGAAGTAAAAATGATCGGTGAGTTTATGGCGGCTGGTTAATGGGCGGAGTGGGGAGTGGGGAATTACCGAAGAGGCAGAGGGGCAGGGGGCTTTCTAGCAGGGGGAACAAGCCCGAACCCTCTGCGCCAAGCATTGCGGAGCATGGGTACAAAGCCCCGCCCTTTTAGGGCGCTTGAACTGGGGCGGAGTACAAGCTCCGTCTTTTGTCTTCTCCCTTCCTCCATTAATTATTGGTAATAAAAGAGGCAAATTACCGACCGCATCTATAATTGAATGTGATTTGTAATTCAACGCATACGCGAACAATCAGTTATGACAGGAAAAGGACAGGGATTCGGTTTTGGTTTGGGAAAAATGAGGGAACTCGCGGATGCTTTCAAAAAGGCGCAGCAAGTTCAAGAAGGTGCTAAACAGCTTCAAGAAGAATTGGAGCAAATGGAGATCCAGGGAGAGTCCGGCGGTGGACTGGTGAAGGTAATTGTCAGTGGTAACCAAGAACCTAAGCGGGTAGAAATTGCCCCAGAAGCGCTAGAACAAGGTGCAGAGTTACTTTCTGACCTCGTAACCGTGGCCATGAAAGATGCCTACAACAAGTCCACTGCAACAATGCGGGAACGTATGGAAGACTTGACTAGCGGTTTGGAACTACCTGGATTTTAGTCATTAGTCATTAGTCATTAGTCATTAGTCATAAACTATTAGACTGATGACTGTGGACTTTTGACTTTTTCTTTAAGTAAAATATTTATGCCTTACAAGTTGCTGTTTGTCTGTCTGGGAAACATCTGTCGTTCACCATCCGCGGAAAACATTATGAATCATCTCATTGACCAAGCTGGCTTGAACGATGACATCCTCTGTGATTCTGCGGGTACATCTAGTTATCACGTAGGTAGCCCACCAGACCGACGCATGAATAATGCCGCTACGGCAAAGCTGGGAATTAAACTGCTGGGTCAGGCTCGGCAACTTCAAAAACTAGACTTTCAGGACTTTGATATGATCTTGGCAATGGATCAAGAGAATTATGATCATATACTTGCTCTGGATTCAACGGGGCAGTATCACAACAAAGTTTACCTGATGTGTGGTTTTTGCTCTCGCCACACCCTTAAGGAAGTTCCAGACCCTTATTACGGTGGAGTAGAAGGTTTTAATCAGGTTATAGATTTACTTGTGGATGCTTGTGAAGGTCTACTCCAACACGTTACCAGTGCAGTCCGGGATAAATAGCACAACCATTTGACTTTTGACTTTTGACTTTTGACTTTTGACTTCCGCGTAGCGGTGCTAGCCAACAACTCAAAGCGTAAACGCTATTCTACTAAGCCATGCTTCATGGCAAAACGCACCAGTTCGGCTCGGTTGCTAGTAGCAGTTTTTCTCAATAAGCTGCTGACATACTTTTCTACTGTTCTCGGACTCAAGTGCAGTTGATGCCCCATATCAGCATTAGAAAAACCATGAGTCAACATTTCCAAGACTTCTTGTTCTCTAGATGTCAAGGATGCTAGCATATGGGGTTTCTGAATATGAGTAGATAAAGAATTTGGGATTTCTATATCTTTTGAGGGTGCGAAACTGCCCAAATTCTCTTTATGAGAAAAGCGGTACTCAGATTGAATAATTTGCGATCGCGCTAAAAGATTACGTATTGCAGCGGCTAACTCCTCTAATTCAAAGGGCTTAGGTAAGTACAAATCGCACCCCGACTGGTAGCCGAGAATTCTTTCCTGGGTCTTGGTGCGTGCTGTTAATAAAATTACAGGTAATAACCGGAATGCTGGTTGCTGGCGTACGCGACGGACAAGTTCATAGCCGTTCATTCGTGGCATGATAATATCAGTGACGATCAAATCAGGATGGTAATTATCTACCATTGCCAAGGCTTCTTGTCCGTCATTCGCCGTAACCACAGAGTAGCCAGACAGTTCAAGATAATCACTAATAGACAGACGAGTTCCCAGGTCATCATCCACAACAAGAATAGTCAAGGGCATGGACAATACACCCCTAGCATTTTTTTACTCAGAAATTTACTGATACGAGCTACAAGAGTAAACACAGGCAAAAATAGTGTCCTTATGTTTCATACTATGACAGGATCACCAGCTAATGACTGCCTGAAGGTTGATTTATGAAGAAAATCTTAAATCCTGAGAAAACATTCACAAATCGTAACACAATTCGATTTTGAATGCCAAAAAACTACATCTAGCTTCTTAATTCTTAACAATAAATCTATAATATACAGAAAATACTCACTGTAGTGTAAATTAATATTTAATTTGCCATAATCTTTGTGCAACTTTCGCCCTTGATTTCTGCAAGCCGTACACTCGTGACGAATAGTCATGGGAGGTTCAAAAAAGTTAAATTAAAAGAATATAGGATAACACTGTAATTACAGGTCTAATGTCTTCCCAGTAATTCCCAAAGTAGTCCAAATATTTTTGCAGCACATTTAAAGCACACAAAATTTTTTCAATGAGCGAAAAGAGCCAAAGTTACAAAGTTATTAGTGACAACCGTCAAGCCCGTTATTTGTATGAAATCCTAGAAACCTTTGAAGCTGGAGTGGAGTTGGTAGGAACAGAAGTCAAATCGATTCGCGCCGGGAGAGTTAATCTCCAAGATGGTTATGCTTTAATTCGCAATGGTGAAGCATGGCTGATCAATGTCCATATTTCTCCTTACAACGCTAGTAGTCAATATTTTAATCATGAACCGCGTCGCACGCGCAAACTGTTGCTACATAGCAAAGAAATTCGTAAGTTAATTGGCAAGGTGGAACAGGAGGGTTTAACACTAGTACCTTTAAAAATGTACCTCAAACGAGGCTGGGTAAAAGTGAGTATAGCCCTTGGTAAAGGTAAAAAACTCCATGACAAACGCGAATCTCTCAAACGGCGGCAAGATCAACGTGATATGCAACGGGCGATGAAAACTTATTAAGCCTAAGTGTAACCCAATTACCACACTGAAGTGAATAGAATTGAAAGTTATGTGGTATGTCTTCAGTGTGAGTTTAAAGAATGCCTAGTTTATAGCCGCAGATTGATTTGGTTAGTTACGGGAGTCGATACAGTGGTGAATAACGTTGGAAGGGATGAGAGATTTTCACCATGACACGTAATTTGACCAAAGCAGTTAGTGCTGGCTTTCTTACTTTGAGTATGGCTATGTTGCCATTAACTCTACCAGCAAATGCCCAAGTTACTGACCCCAGAGTTGAAACTACACCCAGGACTACAGTTTACGAACGCCGAGATTTTGACTGGGGTTGGTTAGGATTAATTGGTTTATTTGGTTTAGCTGGTTTAGCTGGCAGAAATCGTGGTGACGAACCAACTCGTTATCGCGAGCCGACTACTACTGGAAGTACAACCTACAGAGATTAAGCTATTCAAATTGAGGTTTGAGGACAACTCAAAGGTCAAAATGGACTACGCCACGCTAAGTTAACAGAATTCAGAATGAACGACAAAAGTCGATTCGACCTTCAGGAGCTACAAATCCCGGCTGGATTCTGGCTCCTGAACTCTAAGATTTTTGGGAAATATTTAGGTTGCGGTAGGTTCTTCGTGAGATGAAATTACATTTTGATTGTGGTCTTGAGCTATGGGTGTCCAGTAGCTAGCAATTAAAGCCACCATTAACCACCAAAGGCTATTGACTTCAGGACGAAACCAAATAGTATCTACAGTCCCGTGAGCCAGCATCCCCGCTACAGTTGCAAAGGCTCCAATCAACCAAAATCCCTCAACACTTCTAGATTTTCGCAATCGTTGCACTTGCACAAATGCGTTATTGAATGTGACAATTATCAGCCAGAGAAAACAGGCTAAACCCACTAAACCAGTTTCTACAGCCACCTCTAAAAAAACCGAATAAGCACTTAAAGCTGTAAAACGAGGACGTTGGTAAAGGGGGTATATTTGATTAAAAGAATTGTGACCAGGGCCAATGCCAATTATAGGGCGATCGCGAATCATCTCGAAGACAGCATCCCAAACATTTCTCCGAAAATTATTACTGCTATCTTGACGATCTGCAAAAATACTTAAAACTCTGATGCGGACTGGCTCGACAAATATGATTGCTAGCAGCAGTAAGCCAATCATACCTGCCAAAATCATCGGCAGTGACCAAGTGCGCCAAAAAGGAGGCATTTGCACAGTCCACCAATAAACTAGCAAAGCGATCGCAGTCAATACACCCACGACTAGAGCAATCCAGCCGCCACGACTAAAAGTCAGAACCAAACAAGCACTATTAGCAATAAACATAGTTAACGCTAAAGCCTTTTTAATCCAGCTTTGCCAAGCAAAAATGGCCACCAAGCTTAAAACTACCGCTGGGACAAGATATCCAGCCAATAAGTTAGGATTACCCAAATAACTATAAACCCTGGTTGTCTTAGCCAAAGGAGATTGTGGATCTACCCAAGTTGCCAGTGCTGTAGCCCCAAAAAACCATTGTCGCAACCCGTATATAGTCACGATTAAAGATACGTGCAAATACAGGGTAATTATCCAAGACCGCAAGCGAGGCGATCGCAATACCCTAGCACAAAGGGCAAACAGCAATAGATAAAGTGTCAATACTACCAAATCTTTAAATGCTGCCTGTTTGACTGGCGACAATGCAGTAGAGACTACCGCAATTGCCCAATAAAGTAACACCAGCAGATGAATTGGGGTAAATAAAGGCGTATATGTAGAAGTAGATTCATCAGATAAAGTCAACAGTAGCCAAAATGCTACACAAGCTACTAACAATACTCCTACTAGGCTACTCGATACAAAAGGAGCCAGAGCATACACCAAGCTGAGTAAAGCAACCGCTATTGCGTCTCCCCACTGCATCAAGATACTACTTTGCCGCCAAGAGCGTAATATCCCCACTAAAAAACGGTGTAAGTAGCTCGTAGCCAGATATTCTCTCAGCGGTAAATCAGATAAAGTAAATCGTTGCCAGACTAAATTCATCATTGGTAAGCTGTTGAGCATTCAACTTGCACTTTGACACTCCCCGAATTTCTAATTCGGGGATTCTACATTCACCGACTCGCCATTAGACGACAGGCTAGCGCCAACCGCCCAAGAGGGCAAATCTCCTGTAGCGTAAGTTCCGGTATGCCCTACCGTACTGAGTCCTAGTCTCAAAATATTGATTGCAGCATTGGTATCTCTGTCTTCTACATATCCGCAATGTGGGCAAACATGAGTTCTTGTAGACAAGGATTTTTTCACTTTCTGACCACAGTGAGAACAATTTTGGCTTGTATTGTGGGGAGGCACAGCAACCGTTACTTTCCCATACTTATGACCAAAATATTCTAACCACTGGCGGAAAGTATACCAACCAGCATCACTAATTGATTTAGCTAGATGTCGATTTCTGACTAGCCCTTTCACATTTAAATCTTCATAGGCTACCAAATCATTAGATTGGATGACGGAGTATGCTAATCTCTTGCAATACTCTTTTCGTTGCCTACTTACCCTTAAATGTTTGCGAGCATATCTATTTCTAGCTTTGTGGTAATTGTTTGATTGCCGTTGCTTGGCTTTTTTCTTAGCTGCACTAAACTTCTGAGATTTCTTGCGGTTAGCACGGTTTAACTGTTTTTCTGACTGGCGGTAGAACTGGGGTGAAGGTTCTACATTGCCTTTGTTATCAGCAATGAAGTATTTCAGTCCCAAATCAATGCCAACTACTTGGTTTGTGGGTTGTTTCTCCACTCTCACATCAACATCAACCGCAAATTGAGCATAATATCCATCAGCACGACGTACCAAACGGACACGCTTAATTTGCTTGATATTGTAGTAATTAAGGTCATAGGTTCCCTTTAATTTTAGGCTTCCAATACCTTTTTTGTCAGAGAAGGTTATGACTTTGCGAGTATCAGAAAGCTTCCATCCAGTTGATTTATATTCAACTGAACGACAATTTTTCTTAAACTTCGGGAAACCCTTTTTACCCAAAACCTTTTTCTTGCAGTGATCGTAAAACCGAGCTATTGCACTCCAGGAACGTTCAGCAGCAGACTGTCTAGCCATTGAGTTCAGTTCATCAGCAAAGGAAAACTCAGCGGCGAGTACCGCACAATATTTATTGAGGTCATACCTACCAATGTTTTGGTGATCCATCCAGTAGCGCAAACACTTATTTTGGATGAACTGGTTCGTACGAATCGCCTCATCAATAGCGCGATACTGCTGATCTTTACCTTTGACCTTGAACTCGTAAACAATCATGGCTCGACCCGTTGACCACAAATTTATGTTACCACAATTAACATAAGACAGCTAAATAAATTTAGCGCATTCGCTTATATCCCCCGAATTCCATTCGGGGGTTTTACGCATCACGGCTCATAATCCGTCTGGGATTGGGCGGTGTCAAAGAAGAGGAAAAGGGAGGGGGCAGGGGAGAACCCCCTAAATTTATTTAGGGGCTTGAAATAATTTTTTTCTCATGTTCATAAATAAATTTAGTTGCTCCGTTCCCTGTTGGCAGGGAAAATCCAGCAATTCTTCCCCCTTGCCCCCTGCCCCCTGCTCCCCTGCCTCTTTTGGTCACCACGTTTTTTCAAAAGATGGGACAGCTTCTTGGGTGTCTTGCCCCACTCAGCACAGGCTAAACGCCCCCTACAGCACTCAACACTATTCATCACTGATGATTTCTGAGGAAGTAGCCATCTGTAATGGCAAAGACAGTACATAGCGGTTTCCTGATTCCGGCGAACCTTGAATCACAATTTCTCCCCCGTGAAATTGTGCCAGTTGACAGCTTAGTAAAAGACCCAAGCTTTCACGGGTCAAGTTACCATCAGCTTCAGATAAATTCTGAGCAGAATTCATCGTAAATGTATCTGCATGGGAATAAATTAAATTCGGTGTTTTCTCCAATACTACTGGCATTTCTAAGTCCTCTGGGCTTTCTGAATAAGTGCTGTATGCAGCTTCGCCTGTTAGTTCCACCTTGGAAACAGGAGTAAGGTGAAAATAGGAGTCAATCTCAGTTATCCCATCTCCTAACCAAGGATGAGAAACACCAACAGTAATATTCAGCGTATTTTCTTTATGAGAAACATGAATACGAACAATACTACCTGTAGCAGAAAGTTGAATCACACTGAAAATTAAGTGATATAGCATTTGCCGCACTTTGCCTTTATCTAAAACCCAAGTACGGCTATATCCTGGTTCTATGGAAAGGCGAATATTTTGCTCACGGCGGTTAGCTGCTTCTTTAAGACTATTGATAACTTGCTGACAGAGCATTTCAATCTCTACGGGAGCTAAATTCAGCACAGATGTGTTTTCATCCAATGCTCCCAGTTCAGTAATTTCGTTGACTAAAGACAGTAAGTACCGACCACTATGTTGAATAATTGCCAGATATTCTCTCTGTTTTATGGTCAAAGGCCCATAAATCTCATGTCCTAAAACGCTAGCCATGCCTAGTACAGAGGTTAAGGGTGTACGTAACTCTTGAGTTATTTGTCCCAAGAGTGCCAGTTTTAGTTGCTTAGTAGAAGCAGATTCTGGTTCTAAATTAAGTGGCGTGGCTCTCATGCCACTTTTGCGTTGACCATTGAATGATTTCGTAGTATCGTTCTGCGGATGAGTTTTTTCTACCTTTTTTTGCAGCATTCGGTCACGCTCAAATTCACTCATACACCAACGAGCGATTATTTGTAAAAATTCAATATCGCGAGTTGTAAATTTACGTGGCACTAAATCCATTATTGCCAATGCACCCAAACAATTACCCGCCGCATCCATCAGCGGTGCGCCCAGGTAAGCACGGATGCCATAATCCTGTACTAACTTACCAGTCCTTAATAATGAATTGGTCAATTGGTGGGTATCATTAATTATAGAAACCTGATTGCTTTCTACAACTTGGGTGCAAAAAGATTCCTCACGTAACAGCTGACGGTTTTGTGCCAGATGATTCATTAGCCCTAGCCTAGATAAACCCACAGATGACTTGAACCAATGACGTTCTTGGTCTACAAATCCCAATATGGAAATTGGCACTTCTAAAAAGTGGGCAGCAGTTTGAGTGGCTTCTTCAAAGACTGGAATCGTTTCGGATTGCCGCAAACCTAATTCAGACAATGCTTCTAGGCGTTGTTCCTCTGTTAATTCTTGAGAAACCCAACCATCCTTGAAGCCAAACCATTTGTTTTCAGGCTCTACCATTGCCACTGCTACCTTGATATTTTCTCGAGCTTGTAATTTCTATAACCCTGAGTCTGGGTTATGATTTTCTACTTTCAGCATTCCCCAATTTGGCGGCTGATCAACAAAATGGTCAGAGAAATTTTGTCAGCTATCCGTGAAAAGGTAGTTTAATTTGCCTTATTTGAGGTTTTGATGGCGAACTTTACTATTACTTCATGAGTCAAGGGCTTGTATTCATAGGTAAAAATTTGATATTTATTTTTGAGGATAGCTAAGATAAATATGAATCATAAAATTCCTTTTGTAGACCTGAATTTACAACACCAGCCGATTCAAGATCAATTGCAACAGGCAATACAGGCTGTGTTGGCACAGGGCGATTTTATTTTAGGAAAAGCACTTTCAGATTTTGAAGCAGCTTTTGCTGCGGCATCTGGCACAAAATATGGTATAGGTGTGGCATCAGGAACAGATGCGATCGCTCTGGGTTTACAAGCGTGTAATATTGGTGCTGGTGATCAAGTAATTCTACCAGCTAACACCTTTGTGGCTACATTGATTGGAGTCTTACGCGCTGGGGCCAAGCCTGTTCTCGTAGACTGTGATCCGCAAACAGCTTTAATCGACCTAGAAGCAGCCGCAAAAGCCATTACGCCACAGACTAAAGCCATTATCCCTGTACATCTCTATGGACAGATGGTATCACCGCAACAGCTATTTGACTTGGCTGATACCTATAAACTGCTCATTTTTGAAGATGCTGCTCAGGCACATTTAGCGGCAAGAGCAGGATATGGCGCTGGTTCGGTGGGCATAGCGGCGGCTTTTAGTTTCTATCCCAGCAAAAATTTAGGCGCATTTGGGGATGGAGGAATGCTACTGACGGGAGATTCAGATGTAGCTCAGAAAATGAAGCGCTTGCGAAATTATGGTGCATCCCAAAAATATTTTCATGTAGAATCAGGGACTAACAGTCGTTTGGATACACTGCAAGCAGCAGTATTATTAGAAAAACTACCACATTTAGCACAATGGAATCGCGATCGCTTGACGATTGCTCAACAGTATGATCATCAACTAGCAACCCTAGCATCTGCTGGCATTATTCCTATGGAAAACCACAGCAGCACCGGACACGTTTATCATCTTTATGTCGTCAAAGTAGATGATACTTGTCTCCTAGAGCGTCAGCAAATCCAAGACAAACTCACAGCAGTGGGAATTCAAACTGGCATTCACTACCCCATTCCTTGCCATCTGCAACCAGCCTTTAGCCACTTAGGCTATAAACAAGGAGACTTTCCCCAAGCAGAAAAACTTGCAAATCAAATATTGTCCTTACCCATGTACCCAGGTTTGAACAGTCACCAAATCCAAGAAGTTGTAGCAGCCATTACATCGAGCATCGGTAGTGAACCACAAAAGTTATTATTTCTTTAGTACCGTAGGTGATCGATAGTTTGAGTTCGGAGATTGTAAGGCAACCGGCAAGGAGGTTAAGACATAAACGGATGATCAAACTTAGACACCAAAAGGGTTTTAACCCACTCCCCACTCGCCACTCCCCACTCCCCACTCTCCAGCTATAAGTTGTTAATTTTAAATTGTTTTCAAATATGGCATTTCAGCAACAGCTAAAACAAAGAAACGCGGGACAATTGCTCAATATAGCAATTTTCGGGTTTTTAGTGCTACTTTACGCCCCTGTCTTGCTGCATTGGCTAGATGGTTGGCTAAACAAAAGCATTAGTCTCGAACATGAATACTTTAGCCACGGTATTATAGGTCTTCCATTTGCTGCTTACCTAATTTGGTTAAACCGCAAAAAGTGGCATCGACTGCAAGATACAGCCCATCCTTTAGGTGCTGTTTTACTCTCAATTGGCGGAGTATTTTATCTCAGCGGGATTCCAGAGTGGGTGAATGTTTCCCTACCTACAATACTGGCAGGATTGTGTCTCTGGTTCAAAGGCATACCCGGCTTCCGACTGCAAGCATTTGCTTTGCTGCTGATATTTTTAGCCACCCCCACCGCTATACCCTACCTCCTTGTTCCCTACACCTTACCGCTCCAAAGCTTCATCGCAGGTACAGCAGGCTTCATCCTCAATCAATTGGGCCTGGAAGTAGTGGTTGACAGCATAAATATATACGTAAATGGCCGAATTGTTGAAGTTGCCCCCTATTGTGCGGGGCTAAAAATGTTGTTTACTACTTTCTACGTCAGCTTAATGCTGCTGTATTGGACAGGTGCATTATTCTCCCGTCGCACTACTACTTGGTTTTTATCTTTTGCCCTGATTATTAGCATTATTGCCAATATCATTCGTAACACTTTACTCAGCTTTTTTCACGGGACAGGACGCGAGGCAGCTTTTAAATGGCTACATGACAGTTGGGGCGGAGACCTTTACTCTGCTTGTATGCTGCTGTTATTAGTACCTTTACTAAATTGGATGAATGACTATTTTTCCCCAGATTCAGAACTTTCAGAAGCAGCGGAAAATGCAGAATAAAAAATTGACCGAAGAAAGGCAGAGGGCAGGAGGCAGAACGCAGAAGGAAGAAATACAATTTTTGCCCTTTGCTATAAGGGTCACAAGCCCCTAAATTTATGAAAAAATCAAGAAATAAATATCTATTTCGAGACGCGTAGCGCCAGAAATACTGCGTCCTTGTTAAATCCCCTAAATTTATTTATGGGGATTCCCTTCTGCCCTCAGACGAGCGTACTTCTGCCTTCTTAAAAACACCAGGGGGAAAACTTGCCAAAATTTTCCTTGTGCTTCTCCTATTGGAAGCAGCAATTTTATACAGAAGTATTCGGTTCATTATTTGAAAAAGTTTTTACGTAAATATGGTAATTTTTGCTCATGAATCGCTTATCTAAGTTTTTCCCAAAAAAGCAATTGGCTCATGTCGCAGTAATTATTCTGTTATTTTTATTACTGGTAATTAAGGGATTCCCCGGATACGTGACAGGACGCTGGCAATGGAAAGAACCACCATCGGTTCCCAACCTGACAGCATTGAAGGAAATACGTAAAACCGGAATCACCCTTCCTGATTGGCAAACTGTTGAACAAGCCGAACAACTCGTAGGCACAAGTAGATGGTCATTGCAAGTTCTGAAGCAAGAAGACACAGAAAATCAGGCAATATTACTTTTGCATCCGCAAAACGGTCCGAGGGAGCAACCCGAAGTAGAGTGGACTGATATTAATAGCTGGGGAAAAATTCGCTGGCAGCGATGGGATATAGCTCAATATCGTTCGGCGGAGTTTACTGTCAACAGACCGACAAAATCGGGGTCAAATAGTCAAGTTAAGGTAGAAGCAAGGTTCTTTCGCGTCTCCACCCAACAGGAAACCTTCGCTGTCTTGCAATGGTATGCAACACCAAATGGTGGACATCCATCACCTTGGCGCTGGTTTCTGGCAGATCAATTGGCACAATGGCAGAAAAATCGGATTCCTTGGGTTAGTGTAAGCATAATGATTCCTATGGAACCTTTAGGCCAAGTGGAAACTACTTGGGCTTTAGCTCAGTCTATAGGTGAAACAGTACAAGCTACATTGATGGCAAGTTCTTTTTAGAAAAATTCTTGAATGCGTTTGTTTGTATAGCAACAATAAAATACAAAATTATCAGCGGCACTATACAGTTAAAGTTTTAAAATATCTTCAGAGTAAAATCCTCAATCGGTGAGACTTACTTTGACCTCGGGTTTACCATAATTTCATATTTGATATGCGTGCATTATTCAGCGCCCTATATTTTGTTAGTTTTCAAGCCAGTATTTTATTGACAACTGCGGCCCAGCCTGTTGTGGCCCAACCTTTATCGAATTCTGGGAAATCAACAGGGCAATTACCCACTCTTCCATCTGGTGCTGTTGAAGGACAACCACCACTGTTGCAACCACCTCCGCCTCCATCAGGTGTTGAGGGTTTTAGTGAAGAGATATCTCCCCAACTCAACAGCTATCTTTTGGGTCCAGGAGATGCAATTAACGTTGTGTTTCAGCGCCCACCCGGCCCCTATCGCTTAGGGCCGGGAGATACTATTAGCGTTGCAGTTCAGCGTTTCCCTGATTTGGGTTTTCAATCTGCAATCAATCCAGAAGGCAACATTATTGTGCCACTACTCGGCACAGTGTCGCTACAAGGTTTAACCTTGGAAGAGGCACAAGAAAAAATTCGGGTGTCCCTTGATCGTTTTGTGATTGATCCTGTAATAGTTTTATCTTTAATCGGGCTGCGTCCAGATTCGAGCTTTCAAGCCCAAATTGATCCAGAAGGCAATATAGTTGTTCCGCAAGTGGGAACAGTTTCTTTGCAAGGTTTAACCTTAAAAGAA comes from the Nodularia sp. NIES-3585 genome and includes:
- a CDS encoding YbaB/EbfC family nucleoid-associated protein, translated to MTGKGQGFGFGLGKMRELADAFKKAQQVQEGAKQLQEELEQMEIQGESGGGLVKVIVSGNQEPKRVEIAPEALEQGAELLSDLVTVAMKDAYNKSTATMRERMEDLTSGLELPGF
- a CDS encoding low molecular weight protein-tyrosine-phosphatase; this encodes MPYKLLFVCLGNICRSPSAENIMNHLIDQAGLNDDILCDSAGTSSYHVGSPPDRRMNNAATAKLGIKLLGQARQLQKLDFQDFDMILAMDQENYDHILALDSTGQYHNKVYLMCGFCSRHTLKEVPDPYYGGVEGFNQVIDLLVDACEGLLQHVTSAVRDK
- a CDS encoding response regulator transcription factor; translation: MPLTILVVDDDLGTRLSISDYLELSGYSVVTANDGQEALAMVDNYHPDLIVTDIIMPRMNGYELVRRVRQQPAFRLLPVILLTARTKTQERILGYQSGCDLYLPKPFELEELAAAIRNLLARSQIIQSEYRFSHKENLGSFAPSKDIEIPNSLSTHIQKPHMLASLTSREQEVLEMLTHGFSNADMGHQLHLSPRTVEKYVSSLLRKTATSNRAELVRFAMKHGLVE
- the smpB gene encoding SsrA-binding protein SmpB; the encoded protein is MSEKSQSYKVISDNRQARYLYEILETFEAGVELVGTEVKSIRAGRVNLQDGYALIRNGEAWLINVHISPYNASSQYFNHEPRRTRKLLLHSKEIRKLIGKVEQEGLTLVPLKMYLKRGWVKVSIALGKGKKLHDKRESLKRRQDQRDMQRAMKTY
- a CDS encoding WGxxGxxG family protein; translated protein: MTRNLTKAVSAGFLTLSMAMLPLTLPANAQVTDPRVETTPRTTVYERRDFDWGWLGLIGLFGLAGLAGRNRGDEPTRYREPTTTGSTTYRD
- a CDS encoding IctB family putative bicarbonate transporter, with the protein product MNLVWQRFTLSDLPLREYLATSYLHRFLVGILRSWRQSSILMQWGDAIAVALLSLVYALAPFVSSSLVGVLLVACVAFWLLLTLSDESTSTYTPLFTPIHLLVLLYWAIAVVSTALSPVKQAAFKDLVVLTLYLLLFALCARVLRSPRLRSWIITLYLHVSLIVTIYGLRQWFFGATALATWVDPQSPLAKTTRVYSYLGNPNLLAGYLVPAVVLSLVAIFAWQSWIKKALALTMFIANSACLVLTFSRGGWIALVVGVLTAIALLVYWWTVQMPPFWRTWSLPMILAGMIGLLLLAIIFVEPVRIRVLSIFADRQDSSNNFRRNVWDAVFEMIRDRPIIGIGPGHNSFNQIYPLYQRPRFTALSAYSVFLEVAVETGLVGLACFLWLIIVTFNNAFVQVQRLRKSRSVEGFWLIGAFATVAGMLAHGTVDTIWFRPEVNSLWWLMVALIASYWTPIAQDHNQNVISSHEEPTAT
- a CDS encoding RNA-guided endonuclease TnpB family protein; translated protein: MIVYEFKVKGKDQQYRAIDEAIRTNQFIQNKCLRYWMDHQNIGRYDLNKYCAVLAAEFSFADELNSMARQSAAERSWSAIARFYDHCKKKVLGKKGFPKFKKNCRSVEYKSTGWKLSDTRKVITFSDKKGIGSLKLKGTYDLNYYNIKQIKRVRLVRRADGYYAQFAVDVDVRVEKQPTNQVVGIDLGLKYFIADNKGNVEPSPQFYRQSEKQLNRANRKKSQKFSAAKKKAKQRQSNNYHKARNRYARKHLRVSRQRKEYCKRLAYSVIQSNDLVAYEDLNVKGLVRNRHLAKSISDAGWYTFRQWLEYFGHKYGKVTVAVPPHNTSQNCSHCGQKVKKSLSTRTHVCPHCGYVEDRDTNAAINILRLGLSTVGHTGTYATGDLPSWAVGASLSSNGESVNVESPN
- a CDS encoding GAF domain-containing sensor histidine kinase, whose protein sequence is MVEPENKWFGFKDGWVSQELTEEQRLEALSELGLRQSETIPVFEEATQTAAHFLEVPISILGFVDQERHWFKSSVGLSRLGLMNHLAQNRQLLREESFCTQVVESNQVSIINDTHQLTNSLLRTGKLVQDYGIRAYLGAPLMDAAGNCLGALAIMDLVPRKFTTRDIEFLQIIARWCMSEFERDRMLQKKVEKTHPQNDTTKSFNGQRKSGMRATPLNLEPESASTKQLKLALLGQITQELRTPLTSVLGMASVLGHEIYGPLTIKQREYLAIIQHSGRYLLSLVNEITELGALDENTSVLNLAPVEIEMLCQQVINSLKEAANRREQNIRLSIEPGYSRTWVLDKGKVRQMLYHLIFSVIQLSATGSIVRIHVSHKENTLNITVGVSHPWLGDGITEIDSYFHLTPVSKVELTGEAAYSTYSESPEDLEMPVVLEKTPNLIYSHADTFTMNSAQNLSEADGNLTRESLGLLLSCQLAQFHGGEIVIQGSPESGNRYVLSLPLQMATSSEIISDE
- a CDS encoding DegT/DnrJ/EryC1/StrS aminotransferase family protein, yielding MNHKIPFVDLNLQHQPIQDQLQQAIQAVLAQGDFILGKALSDFEAAFAAASGTKYGIGVASGTDAIALGLQACNIGAGDQVILPANTFVATLIGVLRAGAKPVLVDCDPQTALIDLEAAAKAITPQTKAIIPVHLYGQMVSPQQLFDLADTYKLLIFEDAAQAHLAARAGYGAGSVGIAAAFSFYPSKNLGAFGDGGMLLTGDSDVAQKMKRLRNYGASQKYFHVESGTNSRLDTLQAAVLLEKLPHLAQWNRDRLTIAQQYDHQLATLASAGIIPMENHSSTGHVYHLYVVKVDDTCLLERQQIQDKLTAVGIQTGIHYPIPCHLQPAFSHLGYKQGDFPQAEKLANQILSLPMYPGLNSHQIQEVVAAITSSIGSEPQKLLFL